One bacterium genomic window, GTTGCCGCGAACGGCGAACGATACGCCGAGCTTGCGGCCTTCGGCAACAAGCGTCTTCAGCGCCGGCGCGATTTTCGGCCAAGTCGACAGAGGTTCCTTGGTTTCGCGGTTCTTTACCAGTTCAAGAATTGCGAAAAGCCCTTCTCCGCGAACGTCGCCGATGGAACAGTGCTTCGTGGCAAGTGAGCGCAGGGCTTCGTGCATCTTGGCGCCAAGCGCGCGCGAACGAGTGATGAGTTGTTCGTCACGGTACGCGTCTATCGCCGCGACTCCTGCCGCGCACGCAAGCGGATGCCCGCTGTAGGTGAGTCCGGTTTGGAGCTTGCGGAAATCAAAGTACGCGGCGACTTCCTTGGAAACGATAACGGCGCCTAGCGGAACATGTGCTCCGGTCAGACCCTTCGCAATCGTCATGATGTCGGGCCGTCCGGCCTCTCCATGCTTCTGCCACGCGAACCATTCGCCGACACGGCCGAATCCGCTCATCACCTCGTCGGCAATGAGCAGGACGCCGTACCGCGATGTGATTTCGCGCAGTTTCGGCCAGTACTCCGGAGGTGCCGCGATGCCATTTGTTCCTGCGGCCGGCTCCATGAGCACCGCCGTAACTTTAGACGACCCTTCTTGTGCGATGATTTCATCGATCGTCTCGGCGCAGAGGATGCCGCACGAATTGTACCGCGCGTGGAAAGGACAACGGTAGCAGTAGGGCGGCAGTACGTGGACAACCCTTAGGCCACCAGGAGGATATTCCGCTCCGCGGTCGTCGCCGGAAAGCTCCATCGTCGCGAATGATGCCCCGTGATAGGAGCGGTACCGCGTGATGATTTTCCCGGAAGTCTTTCCCGAAGCCCAGAGCGCCATTTTCACCGCGTTTTCATTTGCGTCGGCTCCGCCGGTGGTAAAGAAGACGCGACCTCCCGCAAACCCCGAAACTTCCAGTAGTTTTGCGGCGAGTTCCGCGCGCGGATCAGACCCCCACGCGGAGGTGACAAAGCACATTTTGTCGGCCTGTCGCTTGATGGCGGCAACCACTGCCGGATGCTGATGGCCGAGGTTGGAACATTCCGCCATGCTGGACATGTCAATGTAGCGCTTGTTGTTCGTGTCCCAAAACACGGCGCCACTCCCCCCGACAATTGTCGGCCCGTTCCATTGCTCCTGCGCGGTCCATGTATGCATCACCGATGCGCGTTCGATATCATTCCACTTATTCATCTATTCCTCCAATCTGTATTCGCTTGCGTTTCAGAACTGCTACCATGGTAACGGGTTCCATGGGGTGCGTCAATCAATAAAAATAACCCCACAAAGCGGGGTTATTTTTATTGATCCGGTATCCGGATTATCGCGGAGTGGTGGTGGCAACCGTGGTTGTACTAGTAGCAACTGTTGTTGTTGCCGGCGGAGTGTAGGTGATGACGGTTGCGATGCGGCTGAGCCGCGCTCCGTTAGTTCCAACTGAAATCACGGCGCCTATTTGAATCACGCTTGAAGAATTTTTTACCAGCGACAATCCGTTAAATGTCGTTGGGGCAAGTTGAGTCGGGGTGAGGCCTGCAAGGTTATAATTCCACGCGACGGTGCTATCCATATTGTTATAGCGGTAGAAGACGCCGAGTGTTGTTGTGCTACTCCCGTAGTTGTTGTTCTTTGATGCGCAGGGAGTGATAGTGATTGCTGTGATTGTGGAACCGTTCGGAACTGCGGCAAGACTTATGCCATATGATTCGCGACTTCCCGCGGCATTCGTGTAGTTGTAACTAGCCAGCCCATCGCACGTCAGCTCATTGACGTTGTTGAAATGCCCTCTCCGCGCCGTGCTTATGCTTGGCATCCATCGAAGATATGTTCCGTCGGATGAAGGAAGGAGTGCATTGGTCGTGTCTGCGAATACCGAATAAACCGAAAAGAGGGAGGCAATACCTAAAAGTGCGATGCCGCTGATTAAGATTTTGTGTTTGACGTTATAGGTCGTTGTCATAAAAGTTTATTTTTTTATTAGTATTTCTTTCGTTGTGGAATTAATCGACCATATGTGAGATCCACGATTTAATTTGTGTAGTTGGAAGTATCCCTATGCGTAACGCATCGGATGCGGAAAGTCTAACTTGTAAATTTTGGGATATGCTTGCATTCCGCCTCGGCAACCCCACAGACAAACTTGTGGACCCAGGGAGAATCGAACTCCCACCTCGGCAATGCGAATGCCGCGTAATACCATTTTACTATGGGCCCATTAAGGACATACTAAGGGAAAGCAGCGTGACTGACAAGGTCTTGCCAACAGTTATAATCTGCATGAAAGAAATCAGCCACATCGTAAAAAGTTTGCTACACGCCTCGGGTGTATTTTTATACATCCTTGGGATTGTGGGATTACTCTCCAACGCGAAAGGAATGTTTGGTCCCACGGACCCGCCTTTCCCTCTTGCGCCGCTCTTTATGCTGTTGCTCTTCATTATATCGGCAACCATTACCGGATCGTTGGTGCTCGGGAAACCAATCTATTTGTATCTGGAACACCGGAAAAAAGAAGCGTTTATTTTTCTTTGCTCCACGTTAGTATGGCTCACGTTCTTTCTCGCGGTGGTTGCGGCGGCGATGCTGGCATTTTAGTTCAGTCCCCGGCCGCGCCACGAAGTTTTTGCGATGTGGTAATTGCGCGTCCGGCCGGCGCGTTCTATATTGGTGATGAACGTATATCTGTATGAGTTCTGAGAATCCAAAACAAGAAAACGACGCGGAGAACACAGAAGAAGGGCATGGAGCAGCAGCGAAAGGCGCGGAGCGCAGTTTTTTTGATCTCGAAAACGTTGATCATGAGATCGTAAAAAAGTTTAAGCCGGAATTTATCGCGATGGGCGGCGAGCATATCGTTTATAGCATTCCGGAACATCCCGACGTTGTGGCAAAAGTGAACATTCTATCGGTGCGCAGGATTTTACACGAGAATCGGCGGGCGCTACAGCGCCCCGACGCGCTCACTGATGGCGCGAAGCGATACATGGATAATTTTCTTCATGAAGAAGCGGAGAAGTATCAAGGAGTTAGGGCCTATTTTGGCGCTGAACACGCGCCGAATCAGAAAAAGTTTTTATTGAAGATTCCGATAACTAAAAACATATTGAAGGCTATCGGGGAAGAATCTTCCGGTGAGCTTGCAGAGGTTTGGGGCGTGGTGATGATTCAGAAGCGCGCCGAG contains:
- a CDS encoding aminotransferase class III-fold pyridoxal phosphate-dependent enzyme yields the protein MNKWNDIERASVMHTWTAQEQWNGPTIVGGSGAVFWDTNNKRYIDMSSMAECSNLGHQHPAVVAAIKRQADKMCFVTSAWGSDPRAELAAKLLEVSGFAGGRVFFTTGGADANENAVKMALWASGKTSGKIITRYRSYHGASFATMELSGDDRGAEYPPGGLRVVHVLPPYCYRCPFHARYNSCGILCAETIDEIIAQEGSSKVTAVLMEPAAGTNGIAAPPEYWPKLREITSRYGVLLIADEVMSGFGRVGEWFAWQKHGEAGRPDIMTIAKGLTGAHVPLGAVIVSKEVAAYFDFRKLQTGLTYSGHPLACAAGVAAIDAYRDEQLITRSRALGAKMHEALRSLATKHCSIGDVRGEGLFAILELVKNRETKEPLSTWPKIAPALKTLVAEGRKLGVSFAVRGNLIVIAPPLVISTPQLCKAIVTLDQLLVLCDAETQQ